A window of Vigna unguiculata cultivar IT97K-499-35 chromosome 4, ASM411807v1, whole genome shotgun sequence contains these coding sequences:
- the LOC114180847 gene encoding DUF21 domain-containing protein At5g52790-like yields the protein TMKEYQFPCCDLDFWGYFMVCLLLVSLAGIASGLALGLLSFSLVDLEVLIKAGLPKDRKNAERIRPFVKNGHFVLCTLLLGKSLAMEALPIFMDSIIPSWFTILMSAPLVTVFAEILPQAICSRHGLTLGAKMAPIVQLLLLIFFPITYPASKVLDWALGKEHSVLLRRSELKTFVDLHANEAGKGGELSHHETSIITGAIDLTQKTAKDAMTPISQTFSLDINSKLDMHTMTQIMSKGHSRIPIHSGHPRSIIGLILVKNLIFCRPEDETAIKNLIIRKIPRVYESWPLYEILNQFQKGHSHMAIVLKSNKDSENTTTHAVGAPTYFNIITHKTSNSAHAEAVAGNNILLKMNCETKVEKS from the exons ACAATGAAAGAATATCAGTTCCCATGTTGTGATCTTGACTTTTGGGGCTATTTTATGGTATGTCTATTGCTGGTGTCCCTTGCAGGCATTGCATCAGGCCTAGCTCTAGGACTACTGTCCTTCAGCCTAGTTGATCTTGAGGTCCTCATTAAGGCTGGTCTTCCAAAAGACAGAAAGAATGCAG AAAGGATTAGACCTTTTGTAAAGAATGGACATTTTGTGCTCTGTACCCTTCTTCTAGGAAAATCACTGGCTATGGAG GCACTGCCAATTTTTATGGACTCAATCATCCCTTCTTGGTTTACTATTCTCATGTCGGCACCCTTGGTGACTGTGTTTGCAGAG ATTTTACCTCAAGCTATATGCTCTCGACATGGACTAACTTTAGGAGCCAAAATGGCTCCCATTGTTCAACTGCTTCTGCTGATCTTCTTCCCCATAACCTATCCTGCTAGTAAG GTGCTGGATTGGGCTCTAGGGAAAGAACATTCAGTTCTTCTCAGAAGATCTGAGTTGAAGACATTTGTGGACTTACATGCAAATGAG GCAGGGAAAGGGGGAGAATTGTCACACCATGAAACTTCTATAATCACAGGTGCTATAGATTTGACTCAGAAGACAGCTAAAGATGCAATGACACCCATATCTCAAACTTTTTCTCTAGATATAAATTCTAAACTTGACAT GCATACAATGACACAAATAATGAGCAAAGGTCACAGTCGAATACCAATCCATTCTGGACACCCTAGAAGTATCATTGGCCTCATATTG GTTAAAAACTTGATATTCTGCCGCCCTGAGGATGAGACAGCCATAAAGAATTTGATTATTAGGAAAATTCCAAG GGTTTATGAAAGTTGGCCACTATATGAGATACTGAATCAATTCCAGAAGGGTCATAGTCACATGGCTATTGTCTTGAAATCCAACAAAGACTCAGAGAACACTACAACTCATGCTGTGGGTGCACCCacctattttaatataattactcATAAAACATCAAATTCGGCTCATGCTGAAGCTGTTGCAGGTAACAACATTTTACTTAAGATGAATTGCGAAACAAAAGTAGAAAAAAGTTAG
- the LOC114180239 gene encoding putative F-box protein At1g58310 — protein sequence MERDMISEMPDTVFLHIMSFMNTKYAVQSCVLSKRWNHLCKRLINLTYSPVPNLPKKIGVERFKKFATWVLSTRDNSCSLHNLGLHLCWTEPELLDKIIKHALFCNVQQLILDVYSGFRPDFESLPLMFCSQSLTSLELCISWNYALIVLPKSLHMPVLKNLHLQGVTFTASDNDSCDPFSNCHLLNTLVLRYCSLHDDAQVLCISNSTLSSFTLYEGQTYQIQLSTPNLSSFTIRGSATHQLFSTCNLSFLEEVNIDMSWDARWAEKSSIISSNIMRWLQVLANVKKLTFTSWYPFQIMLHDFSNPTSMRPEPPSLVRLESLKVFKHFFVEVSDEKVNTVVEYLLRGSPMAKVHIIRRA from the exons ATGGAGAGGGACATGATCAGTGAGATGCCAGACACTGTTTTTCTCCACATAATGAGTTTCATGAACACAAAATATGCTGTTCAGAGTTGTGTCTTGTCTAAAAGATGGAACCACCTCTGCAAACGACTCATCAATCTCACATACTCTCCTGTTCCAAATCTCCCGAAGAAAATTGGGGTTGAAAGGTTTAAGAAATTTGCAACCTGGGTGTTATCTACACGAGACAACTCATGTTCCCTGCATAATCTTGGTCTTCACCTTTGTTGGACAGAACCTGAACTCTTAGACAAGATCATTAAACATGCTTTGTTCTGTAACGTGCAACAGTTGATTCTAGATGTGTATTCAGGCTTTAGACCTGATTTTGAGTCCCTCCCTTTAATGTTTTGTTCTCAGTCTCTGACATCTCTTGAACTTTGCATTTCATGGAACTATGCTCTTATAGTACTTCCAAAATCTCTCCACATGCCAGTGTTGAAAAACTTGCATCTTCAAGGTGTAACATTCACAGCAAGTGACAATGATTCATGTGACCCTTTTTCAAATTGTCACTTGTTAAACACTTTAGTCCTCAGATACTGTTCTTTGCATGATGATGCACAGGTGCTTTGCATATCCAATTCTACCCTTTCTAGTTTCACATTATATGAGGGACAAACTTACCAAATTCAGCTTTCTACTCCAAATCTTAGTTCTTTTACCATCAGGGGTTCTGCTACTCACCAACTCTTCTCCACTTGCaatctttcttttcttgaagAAGTAAACATTGACATGTCTTGGGATGCACGTTGGGCTGAGAAAAGTTCAATCATCAGTTCAAACATCATGAGATGGCTGCAAGTGCTTGCCAATGTAAAGAAGTTGACCTTCACTTCTTGGTATCCCTTTCAAATTATGTTACAT GATTTCTCTAATCCCACTTCAATGAGACCTGAACCTCCGAGCTTAGTAAGATTGGAGTCACTGAAAGTGTTTAAGCATTTCTTTGTAGAGGTATCTGATGAGAAAGTAAACACAGTAGTGGAGTACTTGCTTCGGGGATCTCCAATGGCCAAAGTTCACATCATAAGAAGGGCTTAA
- the LOC114181593 gene encoding uncharacterized protein PAM68-like gives MKTLICAPNSSLILSKLSPCRPNFPASYPTQKLNHPSSTLKPYASAKGFSSTPPTVRRNANERPIRRKNIDDDGVVADSDDELPRTVIYRIIRRILFSVGVPMGLGLMFMHIFGVLRENQVYDAPRWLAFITAFLTFGASSVGIAYGALSASLDAEKDGSFLGVEQIQKNWEDMWQEEEAAK, from the coding sequence ATGAAAACTCTGATTTGTGCACCAAACtcttctctcattctctcaAAACTTTCTCCATGCAGACCAAACTTCCCAGCTTCTTACCCTACACAAAAGCTCAACCACCCCTCCAGCACATTAAAGCCTTATGCTAGTGCCAAAGGCTTTTCTTCCACTCCTCCAACTGTTCGAAGAAATGCCAATGAGAGGCCTAttagaaggaaaaacattgatGATGATGGTGTTGTTGCTGATTCTGATGATGAGCTTCCCAGGACAGTTATTTACAGGATAATACGCAGGATTTTGTTCTCTGTGGGGGTGCCAATGGGGTTGGGATTGATGTTCATGCACATTTTTGGGGTGCTTAGGGAAAACCAAGTGTATGATGCACCACGGTGGTTAGCCTTTATCACTGCATTCTTGACTTTTGGAGCTTCCTCTGTTGGGATTGCATATGGGGCACTTTCTGCAAGTTTGGATGCAGAAAAGGATGGTTCTTTTCTTGGGGTGGAACAGATTCAGAAAAACTGGGAAGATATGTGGCAGGAAGAAGAGGCTGCAAAGTAG